A genomic region of Capnocytophaga canimorsus contains the following coding sequences:
- a CDS encoding DUF6607 family protein, whose product MKRLFVVLCVISFLAEVKAQNKKDIESIKSMCGCYEVTFQYAETFQYGADSTYVPSKSSRSKALEWVELIENNKKKLVLQHLLVVGKRDKQHVIKHWRQDWIYQNTDLLKYIKDNEWSSYSLPKSAVKGQWTQKVYQVDDSPRYEQTATWVHVDGKSFWESEADAPMPRREQEIRNDYNVLLRRNRHEITNYGWLHQQDNDKVLRRDDKDDLVIAQERGYNTYKKVADEKCKAAQEFWQENKEKWALVRNRWEKVFEQKGNLKVQEKIEGKTLYEHLLNEEKYKTQEQINAIIDIYVSKQ is encoded by the coding sequence ATGAAAAGATTATTTGTTGTTTTATGTGTGATTTCTTTTTTAGCAGAAGTTAAGGCTCAAAACAAGAAAGATATTGAGTCCATAAAAAGTATGTGTGGCTGTTATGAGGTAACGTTTCAGTATGCAGAAACGTTTCAGTATGGTGCTGATTCTACATATGTGCCTTCAAAATCAAGTCGTTCCAAAGCTTTGGAATGGGTAGAGCTTATAGAAAACAATAAAAAGAAACTCGTTTTGCAACATTTGCTTGTAGTGGGAAAAAGAGATAAACAGCACGTTATCAAGCATTGGCGACAAGATTGGATTTATCAAAACACTGACCTTCTAAAATATATAAAAGACAATGAGTGGAGTAGTTATTCCTTACCCAAATCGGCAGTGAAAGGACAATGGACACAAAAAGTCTATCAAGTAGATGACAGCCCACGTTACGAACAAACCGCTACTTGGGTTCACGTGGACGGCAAAAGTTTTTGGGAAAGTGAAGCAGATGCCCCAATGCCACGACGCGAACAAGAAATCCGAAACGATTATAACGTGCTTTTAAGACGTAACCGACACGAAATCACCAATTACGGTTGGTTGCACCAGCAAGATAACGATAAAGTTTTACGTCGAGATGATAAAGACGATTTGGTCATTGCACAAGAACGAGGCTACAATACTTACAAAAAAGTAGCTGATGAAAAATGTAAGGCGGCTCAAGAATTCTGGCAAGAAAATAAAGAAAAATGGGCTTTAGTTCGCAATCGTTGGGAGAAGGTTTTTGAGCAAAAAGGAAATCTCAAAGTACAGGAAAAAATAGAGGGAAAAACTCTGTACGAACACCTTTTAAATGAAGAAAAATATAAAACTCAAGAACAAATCAATGCCATAATAGATATTTATGTATCTAAACAATAA
- the pncB gene encoding nicotinate phosphoribosyltransferase — MQTTNETFRVFNSMLDNDFYKFTMQCAAVKLFPNVKARYKFINRGEHKFPEGFAEAMRVSVAQMAQLKLTKDEKKFLIKNCPYLNPAYIDFLEGYRYDPSEVHIEQEGEDLQVQISGYWYRTILWEVPLLAMISELYYKLTGAVHWEDTKIIENTIEKIKLYNELEVPFAEFGTRRRHSYHVHDLVMRTLKSNQQKSFIGSSNVHFAMKNQVKPIGTHAHEWFMFHAAEYGYKMANAMSLEHWVDVFRGDLGVALSDTYTTEVFFKHFDTKFAKLFDGVRHDSGDPIAFANKTIEHYRKHGINPMYKYIIFSDGLNPKKVTEITEATKGKIGISFGIGTNLTNDVGLRPMNIVIKLTEVLTSDNEWVPTVKISDEPNKHTGEPRMIQLAKELLRID; from the coding sequence ATGCAAACAACAAATGAAACCTTTAGGGTATTTAACTCAATGTTAGATAATGATTTTTATAAATTTACGATGCAATGTGCCGCCGTAAAACTATTCCCTAATGTAAAAGCACGGTACAAATTTATCAATCGTGGAGAGCACAAATTCCCTGAAGGTTTTGCCGAGGCAATGCGCGTTTCGGTAGCCCAAATGGCACAACTTAAACTAACTAAAGACGAAAAAAAATTCCTCATAAAAAACTGTCCGTATTTAAATCCGGCCTATATTGACTTTTTGGAAGGATACCGTTACGACCCCTCAGAGGTACATATTGAACAAGAGGGAGAAGACCTTCAGGTGCAAATTTCAGGATATTGGTACCGCACCATTTTATGGGAAGTACCTCTCTTGGCAATGATTAGCGAACTGTATTACAAACTTACAGGAGCAGTGCATTGGGAGGATACAAAAATCATTGAAAATACCATTGAAAAAATAAAATTGTACAATGAACTGGAAGTACCTTTTGCCGAATTTGGCACACGTCGTAGGCATTCTTATCACGTACACGACTTGGTAATGCGCACCTTAAAGAGCAATCAACAGAAGAGTTTTATAGGGTCGAGCAATGTACATTTCGCAATGAAAAATCAAGTAAAACCCATCGGGACACACGCTCACGAATGGTTTATGTTTCACGCAGCTGAATACGGGTACAAAATGGCAAACGCAATGTCGCTGGAGCATTGGGTAGATGTTTTTCGAGGTGACTTGGGTGTGGCACTTTCCGATACATATACCACAGAAGTATTTTTCAAACATTTTGATACTAAATTTGCCAAACTTTTTGACGGAGTCCGTCACGATAGCGGTGACCCTATCGCCTTTGCCAATAAAACCATCGAGCATTATAGAAAACACGGTATCAACCCAATGTACAAATACATCATCTTTTCAGATGGGTTAAATCCTAAGAAAGTAACCGAAATTACTGAGGCAACCAAAGGCAAAATTGGTATTTCGTTCGGTATCGGCACGAACCTTACTAATGATGTAGGATTACGCCCGATGAACATCGTCATCAAACTTACCGAAGTGCTTACCAGCGATAACGAATGGGTACCTACGGTTAAAATTTCTGATGAGCCCAATAAACATACTGGAGAACCTCGTATGATTCAGTTAGCCAAAGAGTTATTACGAATTGATTAA